A genomic region of Candidatus Cloacimonadota bacterium contains the following coding sequences:
- a CDS encoding phosphatidate cytidylyltransferase encodes MDSERKKELIRKSIHISSLLLPFSYRYLFHYHQKNAFLIVGSLTVLALVVEIIRLEHRTYKRIFYNMFGIMLRKHEIHDFTGATYLMVSATLCIAVFPKDIAFLSLCFLSIGDTLAAIIGISFGKRKLFGTSKSLEGSLACFVSTFIFALFFIDPTIAFFGAMAATLAEFSRLPIDDNIKIPITSGLVMSLVNILV; translated from the coding sequence ATGGACTCTGAAAGAAAAAAAGAACTCATCAGAAAATCGATTCATATCAGCTCTTTGCTCTTGCCGTTTTCATATAGATATTTATTTCATTATCATCAAAAAAATGCTTTTCTTATTGTTGGTTCTCTGACGGTTCTTGCTCTTGTCGTCGAGATAATTCGTCTTGAACACAGGACTTACAAACGGATATTTTATAATATGTTCGGGATCATGCTTCGCAAACATGAAATCCATGATTTCACGGGGGCAACATATTTAATGGTCTCAGCAACTCTCTGTATTGCAGTTTTTCCTAAAGATATTGCTTTTCTATCCTTGTGTTTCCTGTCAATTGGAGATACTTTGGCAGCGATCATTGGAATTTCATTCGGCAAGAGAAAGCTGTTTGGAACGAGCAAAAGCCTGGAAGGAAGTTTAGCCTGTTTTGTCAGTACATTTATCTTTGCTCTTTTTTTTATCGATCCGACAATTGCTTTTTTTGGGGCAATGGCAGCAACTTTAGCAGAATTTTCCCGTTTGCCGATCGATGACAATATAAAAATTCCGATCACCTCAGGATTGGTCATGTCTCTGGTAAATATTCTTGTTTAG
- a CDS encoding 4Fe-4S dicluster domain-containing protein has protein sequence MKINKELCDICGTCVAVCPVDAISVSEFQVKIDNDKCTNCLNCLKVCPFKAIEEGD, from the coding sequence ATGAAGATAAATAAAGAATTATGTGATATTTGCGGAACATGTGTTGCCGTCTGCCCTGTTGATGCGATATCTGTTTCTGAATTCCAGGTTAAGATCGATAATGACAAATGCACTAATTGTCTGAATTGCCTGAAAGTATGCCCCTTTAAAGCGATCGAGGAAGGTGATTGA
- a CDS encoding NAD(P)/FAD-dependent oxidoreductase, with the protein MMLKDKYDVIVVGAGPAGSVTARFAAENGASVLMLERDREPGIPVRCAEGVSHEGIAPFIEIDESWIAAKIDVACLHAPDGTNAKMYNNGAGYILERRLFDKALCDVACRHGAELLTKADVIGLLWEKDKISGVKYRYFGKIHEIRCDLVIGADGVESRVGRWAGIKTAVRLEDIDTCVQYTLSGLKVEEGCVDFYFGNDIAPGGYIWIFPKSKNSANVGIGVAGHLSHKKGPQEYLNEFIEKTYPDVKKTYTVCGGVTTSATLKEIVRDNILLVGDAARQVNPLTGGGIAQGMIAGSIAGKVAAEAVRTGKFDKKFLKKYRKEWDKRLGRTQKTMFKMKEKFMFMGDDRFNKIAKICKNIPKEKFSLKALFTEAVKGDPKLMADVAKAFVVSKLKK; encoded by the coding sequence TTGATGCTCAAAGATAAGTATGATGTTATTGTTGTCGGAGCCGGTCCTGCCGGAAGTGTAACCGCTCGATTTGCTGCTGAAAATGGAGCCTCTGTTTTAATGCTGGAACGGGATCGTGAACCAGGAATTCCGGTTCGCTGTGCAGAAGGCGTATCACATGAGGGGATCGCTCCGTTTATAGAAATCGACGAAAGCTGGATTGCAGCTAAAATTGATGTTGCCTGCTTGCATGCTCCGGATGGAACAAATGCAAAAATGTATAATAATGGTGCCGGTTATATCCTGGAAAGAAGATTATTCGATAAAGCTCTTTGTGATGTTGCCTGCAGGCATGGAGCAGAACTTCTGACCAAAGCTGATGTTATCGGTCTTTTATGGGAAAAAGATAAAATATCAGGAGTAAAATACAGATATTTTGGAAAAATTCATGAAATTAGATGTGATCTGGTGATCGGAGCAGATGGAGTCGAATCTCGAGTCGGTCGCTGGGCTGGAATTAAAACTGCAGTAAGACTCGAAGATATAGATACCTGCGTACAATATACACTTTCTGGATTAAAGGTAGAAGAGGGTTGTGTAGATTTCTATTTCGGAAATGATATAGCTCCAGGCGGATATATCTGGATTTTTCCTAAATCTAAGAATTCGGCAAATGTCGGGATTGGAGTTGCCGGACATCTTTCTCATAAAAAAGGTCCGCAGGAATATCTAAATGAGTTTATTGAAAAAACTTATCCTGATGTAAAAAAAACATATACGGTTTGCGGTGGAGTTACTACTTCCGCAACTTTAAAAGAGATCGTCAGAGATAATATCCTGCTGGTCGGAGATGCAGCGCGACAGGTCAATCCTCTGACCGGCGGAGGAATTGCCCAGGGAATGATCGCCGGAAGTATTGCCGGAAAGGTAGCTGCTGAAGCTGTTCGAACTGGGAAATTTGACAAAAAATTCCTGAAAAAATATCGTAAAGAATGGGATAAAAGATTGGGAAGAACTCAAAAAACCATGTTCAAGATGAAAGAAAAATTCATGTTCATGGGAGATGATAGATTTAACAAAATCGCAAAAATCTGCAAAAATATTCCCAAAGAAAAATTCAGCCTGAAAGCTCTATTCACGGAAGCTGTCAAGGGTGATCCAAAACTAATGGCTGATGTTGCCAAAGCCTTTGTTGTCAGTAAATTAAAGAAATAG